GGCAGCGCGGTTCGCGGCCAGCCAGGCGTCCTCGTCCTGGCCGGGCACAAAGGCTCGAAGGAACACGCCCTCCGGGAGGACGGCGTCGGGAAGCGTGGCTGTCGCGGTGGTCAGCCTCATCTTCCACAGCTCCCGGACCGGAGCATATCCGTACCTGGCGGCGAGGTCCGCCGCGGCTGCGTGATTGCCGTGGGACCATGCCTTGAGCCCGTCCAGGCCCCGGCTCGATTTCAAAGCACCCACGAGCCGGTCCGCCACTCCCTGGTTCCGGTAGCTCGGATGGACCGCGATTTCCAGCAAGCCGCTGCCGTCTGCCTCCTCGACCACCACTGCGAACCCGGCCAGGTCCTGGCCTGAAGAAGGGTCCGAGTCCTCGTCCGGCGCGTACAGGGCCAGCGTCAGGAGGGACTGCTCCGCCGAATCCCCGGCCCGCAGCGTCACGACGGTCTGCTCGGACAGGGAGGGGTTGCCGTCCGATTCCTCCGCTGCAGCGAGAAGCGCCCTGCAGTCCTTCAGCAGTTGGTCATC
Above is a window of Arthrobacter pascens DNA encoding:
- the mshD gene encoding mycothiol synthase yields the protein MSPAHPEKWPVLVVRGGLDDQLLKDCRALLAAAEESDGNPSLSEQTVVTLRAGDSAEQSLLTLALYAPDEDSDPSSGQDLAGFAVVVEEADGSGLLEIAVHPSYRNQGVADRLVGALKSSRGLDGLKAWSHGNHAAAADLAARYGYAPVRELWKMRLTTATATLPDAVLPEGVFLRAFVPGQDEDAWLAANRAAFAHHPEQGSMTRADLDARMAEDWFDPAGFLLAVDGDGQVLGFHWTKVHPRHGDHPAIGEVYAVGVAPAAQGTGLGKALTVAGIRYLHDLGLRAVMLYTDADNAPAVSLYRGLGFTRWDMDVMYAPVTAG